The following coding sequences lie in one Anomalospiza imberbis isolate Cuckoo-Finch-1a 21T00152 chromosome 21, ASM3175350v1, whole genome shotgun sequence genomic window:
- the RXRA gene encoding retinoic acid receptor RXR-alpha, translating into MDTKHFLPLDFSNQVNSTSLNSPTSRGPMATPSLHPSIGPGIGSSLGSPGQLHSPISTLSSPINGMGPPFSVISSPMGPHSMSVPSTPSLGFGTSSPQLNSPMNSVTSTEDIKPPLGLNGVLKVPAHPSGTMASFTKHICAICGDRSSGKHYGVYSCEGCKGFFKRTVRKDLTYTCRDNKDCLIDKRQRNRCQYCRYQKCLAMGMKREAVQEERQRGKDRNENEVESTSSANEDMPVEKILEAELAVEPKTETYIEANMGLTPSSPNDPVTNICQAADKQLFTLVEWAKRIPHFSELPLDDQVILLRAGWNELLIASFSHRSIAVKDGILLATGLHVHRNSAHSAGVGAIFDRVLTELVSKMRDMLMDKTELGCLRAIVLFNPDSKGLSNPAEVEALREKVYASLEAYCKHKYPDQPGRFAKLLLRLPALRSIGLKCLEHLFFFKLIGDTPIDTFLMEMLEAPHQMT; encoded by the exons ATTTCTCCAACCAAGTGAATTCCACATCCCTGAACTCCCCCACGAGCCGGGGGCCCATGGCCACCCCGTCCTTGCACCCGTCCATCGGGCCGGGCATCGGCTCCTCGCTGGGCTCGCCGGGCCAGCTGCACTCGCCCATCAGCACCCTGAGCTCGCCCATCAATGGCATGGGCCCCCCGTTCTCCGTCATCAGCTCCCCCATGGGCCCACACTCGATGTCTGTCCCCTCCACGCCCAGCCTGGGATTCGGCACCAGCAGCCCACAG CTCAACTCGCCCATGAACTCCGTCACCAGCACAGAAGACATCAAGCCACCCCTGGGGCTCAACGGAGTCCTCAAAGTGCCAGCACATCCCTCAGGAACGATGGCCTCCTTCACCAAGCACATATGTGCCATCTGTGGGGACAGATCTTCGG GTAAACATTACGGGGTTTACAGCTGTGAGGGCTGCAAAGGCTTCTTCAAGCGCACGGTGCGGAAGGACCTGACCTACACGTGCCGGGACAACAAGGACTGCCTGATCGACAAGCGCCAGCGCAACCGCTGCCAGTACTGCCGCTACCAGAAGTGTCTGGCCATGGGCATGAAGAGAGAAG ccgtgcaggaggagaggcagcGGGGGAAGGACCGCAACGAGAACGAGGTGGAGTCCACGAGCAGCGCCAATGAGGACATGCCCGTGGAGAAGATCCTGGAGGCTGAGCTCGCCGTGGAGCCAAAGACAGAGACATACATCGAGGCAAACATGGGCCTGACACCCAGCTCG ccCAATGATCCGGTGACAAACATCTGCCAGGCAGCAGACAAACAGCTTTTCACCCTGGTGGAGTGGGCCAAGAGGATCCCCCACTTCTCCGAGCTGCCCCTGGATGACCAGGTCATCTTGCTCAGAGCAG GGTGGAACGAGCTCCTAATTGCCTCCTTCTCCCACCGCTCCATAGCCGTGAAGGACGGGATCCTGCTGGCCACGGGGCTGCACGTGCACCGGAACAGCGCGCACAGCGCCGGCGTCGGGGCCATCTTCGACAg AGTACTGACAGAACTGGTGTCCAAAATGCGGGACATGCTGATGGACaagacagagctgggctgcctgCGAGCCATCGTCCTCTTCAACCCCG ACTCCAAGGGCCTGTCGAACCCGGCAGAGGTGGAGGCGCTGCGGGAGAAGGTGTACGCGTCGCTAGAGGCTTACTGCAAACACAAATACCCCGACCAGCCCGGCAG GTTTGCCAAGCTCCTGCTCCGCCTCCCAGCCCTGCGGTCCATCGGCCTCaaatgcctggagcacctcttctTCTTCAAGCTAATAGGCGACACGCCCATCGACACCTTCTTGATGGAAATGCTGGAAGCGCCGCACCAAATGACTTAG